TGTATTTCTGTCTACACTGTACATTTCCTGGGTAGAGCCCTGTGCTGTCTTATACCCTGTTGTATGAACAGGTTCAGCTCCAACCCACACTCCATCCCTACCTGCAAACTACACCTCCTGATCTCCGTAAACAGGTCTTCAATAGCCAGGTGGTCTGAAGTGTCTAATTGCCTAAGtgtctgtgtatctttttttttttttaacatctttattggggtataattgctttacaatggtgtgttagtttctgctttataacaaagtgaatcagtcatacataaacatgtCTGTGTATCTTAAGAAACGTTtcttttctgggtctcagtttccttatctctaaaatgacgTGTTAGAACACCGATTATATTTAAACATGTTGGTTGGGAGCTGGGATGCTTTGAAGGCGGAGGGACTGTACGTTTTTTGTATGCCCCCTCCGCGCCTAGCCTCCCAAAACAGGCACACAGCAAACATTCCATAAAAGCTTGTTGAATTGATACCAATAAGCTTGTGGCTTCTACCCAGTAATAGAAGACCAAGTCAGCTAGCTGGGTTTGCGTTCTCAAGAGGTTCACAGTTTAGTGTAGGAGGCTAAGACAATAACtcgttcatttaacaaatatttttttcaacgtCAGTGTGTACACAGGTGGAAAAGGTGAGGCAAGAGTGATCATTCCGGGCTCCAGACGAGGTTGCGACATTGATTGATTCGGAGCGGCGACCTTCTGACCTTTTCATTGGTTGTCGCGAACCCTCCCTTCTATCACCCAACCAATCCCGGAAGCGTGCTGGAAGCCTCACAGGCCGCGGGCAGCCAATCAAAAGTGCCGAGGGTTGCGGCAGCTGGGGTGCTGACGCCGATTTCAGTTCAGCGAAAAATGACGCGGTCCGGACAGTCCAGTGGCTGGGGGTGCAGGGAGACCAGGCTCCGGCGAGCCGAGCTCTCCGGGCGCTGACCGCCGGCGGTCATGGAGGACGAGCAACCCGACAGCTTGGAGGGCTGGGTGCCGGTCCGCGAGGACCTCTTCGCCGAGCCCGAGCGGCACCAGCTGCGCTTCCTCGTGGCCTGGAACGACGTGGAGGGCAAGTTCGCTGTGACTTGTCACGACCGCACGGCGCAGCGGCGGCGGCGTAAGGGGAGCCAGCCCGGGCCCGAGCTGGTGTCCGAGCCCGTGTCTGAGGCCGCCGCGCCCCCGCCCAGCTGGGCAGGCCTGCTCTCGGCCGCCGGGCTCCGCGGCGCGCACCAGCAGCTGGCGGCGCTGTGGCCGCCGCTGGAGCGCTGCTTCCCGCGGCTGCCACCGGAACTGGACGCGGGCGGtggcggggcctggggcctggggctcgGGCTGTGGACGCTGGTATGGCCGGCGCGCACGGACCTCGGCGAGGCGGCGCTGCAGGAGCTGTGCGGGCAGCTGGAGCGCTACCTGGGCCAGGCGGCCGACGCCTGCGGCGGCGCCGCGGTGCGCGACGCGCTCTTCCCCGCCGAGGGATGCGCGGCCGACTGCGAGAGCCTGCGCGAGTTCCGGGAGCGGGTCCTGCGCGCGCGGCGGGACGAGGCGGGGGCGCGGCTGCGCCAGGTACGCGCCCGCCGGGCCGTCGCCCGGTCCTTCTGCCTCTCGGTTGAGCCTCGGGCCCTTTTCCAGGTTGGGACGAGTGCGAGAGGGGGGTCCTTCCGCAGACCAGCGCGGGGAAGGAGCAGGTTAACAGCGTGATGCGCGGAAGGGCTAGCAGCCTCGCAGGTGCTCTTCACCTGTCGGGGAGCATCGAGGGGAATTCCGCGGAAGCCCCGTGGGGCCTATAGCGAGAGGACTAAGTTAAATCAAAGTTTAATCGCAGTTAGGAGCCAGGGTAGGCCCTTAAACCTTTCCCCTGAAGATGCTGGTGGAGCTGGCTGTTTTGACAGGAAGTGCCAGAGAATACTGAAAGCAAAACTAGAAATATCCCATCCGTGTAGGAAATGACAACACAGACTGAAGGTAAACACTGACAGGTTCTGTGTATGAGGGAAGACCGATAATGGAGACAAAATGTTTTAGAGGATGAAGGTGCTTCTAGGACACAGGTTTTTTAGGTGATAAAGACTCGGTCAAGTGGACAGCCGACAGGATGTGAGCTGTCTTCATCAGTGTGGAACAGCAGCAACATGAGTGCAATTTTAAGCTTGAAAGAGGTAATTAGCGAGATGGAACAATTCATTTTTTGAGTGGTAAGCTTACAGAACTGAAGGGGATTCACAAATTCACCAAAGggtttaagagaaaaatatggcTCATATATCCACAACCAGCTGACTCTCCTGAGTCAAGATTTAGTGCTCTATCCCACACCCTGACATGCCTCTTGCTCGCCTTTTTCTCATTATACGCTGTACTTAATCTGAATGATTTTTCTCTGCCTTCATTTGAGGAGGGGGAGGTGTAAGAGAACAATCCAGCCACATTTCAAAATCTTAATTATATCCTCTCAAGCTAAATAtagaatgaacttttttttttttttttttttttttttgcggtacgcgggcctctcactgctgtggcctctctcgttgcggagcgcaggctccggatgcgcagcctcagcggccatggctcacgggcctatccgctccccggcatgtgggatcctcccggaccggggcacgaacccgtgttccctgcatcggcaggcggactctcaaccactgcgccaccagggaagcccctaatttcacTTTTAATGTGAGGAAACCATAGAGCAGTTTCAGGCCAGTcaactttatcttttttaaatttatttttgactgtgttgggtctttgttgctgcacgcgggctttctctagttaccgCGAGCCGGGGCCGCTCTTTGcagcggtgcgagggcttctcactgcagtggcctctcgtttcagagcacaggctctaggggcccaggcttcaggagttgtggcttgcgggctctagagcacaggctcagtagttgtggcacacggacttggttgctccgtggcatgtgggatcttccaggactagggctcgaacctgtgtcccctgcattggcaggcagattcttaccaccagggaagcccaactttatCATTTTGAATCAgacagacttttattttttagacacCAGTTTCTGACAGAAGTGGTTTTTCCTTAAACTAACATGTTACTATTGTAAAAGTTATACGTTACCCAAGTTGAAGTTCATTCAGAGGTACTATGGCACCAGTATAGTTCATACTGTTAGGCTAGCTGTTGACACTTGTGTGGTTCACCTGTTTACGTGTAAcaggtgggcagaggagggcttaaatataaaatatactgcaTCTATGGAAGTGTATGTGATCATCTTAATACTCAGCTCATATTTAGAACAGGAAAGCAATTGATTCTAGAATTAGACCAGTTGCCAATATTGCTAGTGTATATAAAGTGAAGCTGAATGGTTTGAATTCTGAATAGTCTAAGCAATAAGACTGAAAAGTATCAGTTGTCTTAagtttacttttttgtgtgttttaatatttttcagggaaacttttttttaatcctattaTCACCTGGATAAAATGTCAGCTGAACATAGATCACTTTATCCTTAAGTGGAGGGAAGGAAATAGAAGAATTTAAGGTTAttgactggggaaaaaaagtctatACTATTacttgattttatttctcttctcctgGGGGGTAAGGTAATTTCTTACCAAATGAGTTTATCTAGATTATAAATGCTCAGTTTATTTTCTGTCCTGCCTCAGAAGAAGCACTCTGCAGAGGCTAGAGCCACATTTGTTATGCTAACTGAATCTGCTGGGGGTTTGGTGGCAATATTAACCTGGGGGAATTAAGAGAGTTGGCATGCTGGAGAAGTACTTGGAGGCATTTCTGTGTCCTTATGAGCTTTTAAAAAAGGAGTACATCCTCACAAAACCTTTATGGTCGGAAAAGTGATGAAATATATCCTCAGTCTACCCCCTATTTGATGCCTTTTTCTGGTCCTTTTCTCTGAGTACTTAGAGGAAACATAGTTAAGATAAAATTTTCAACTCTGcatcctcctccacctcccacttattattataaaagtccccagggcttccctggtaagTCCCCAGTTACTAAACAGTCTTCAAAAGCACAGTGCTGAATGATtgattatagtaataataatctACTGTGGatataccatgatttatttaaccattcttaCTGGGCACTTTGGTTGGAGAACAATAGCATTTTCATGtttaatcagtattttttttttttttttttgcggtacacgggcctctcactactgtggcctctcctgttgtggagcacaggctctggacgcgcaggctcagtggccatggctcacgggcccagccgctccgcggcatgtgggatcctccggaccgggacacgaacccacgtcccctgcatcggcaggcggactctcaaccactgcgccaccagggaagcccttaatcaGTATTTTAAATTGACGCATTAAAGTTTAGAACATTCAGGTTTCTTTAGCTTTGTTGGTTTGGTATGATCTTATAAATACTGTCCACACGTgagctttatttacattttgcctTCTAGGTGCTTCAAGGGCATGAAAAAGCCAACACCATGGTAGCATTAATGAAAGTGTATCGAGAGGAAGATGAAGCATACCAGGAATTAGTTACTGCTGCAACCATGTTCTTCCAGTATTTACTGCAGCCATTCAGGGATATGCGAGAACTTGCAACTTCATGTAAGCTTGCTATTTTGGTacgttttctttatatttttactttatgagATTTATTCTTTATCGTATACTATTTCTTCAGTTGCATTTAAGATTCAATCTGTGTTTCCACTTCGGGTTTACTCTATATTTAGTTATATTGTAGATatattgaatttattattttttaaattgatttcagATGAAGACATTTTACATCGGTCATCTTAATACATTAAGATTTCTGCAGATTTTCAAGGGTTACACACTTTCTTtgctgatgacttttttttttaattttaattttaattttttggctgcattgggtcttcattgctgcacgcaggctttctgtagttgcagcgagcgggggctactcttcattgcggtgtgcgggcttcttattgcgatggcttctcttattgcggagcaccggctgtaggcacgcggccttcagtagttgtggtgcatgggctcagtagttgtggctcgtgagctctagagtgcaggctcagtagttgtggcgcatgggcttggttgctccgtggcatgtgggatcttcctggaccagggatcgaacctgtgtcccctgcacttggcaggtggattcttaaccactgtgccaccagggaagtgatGACTTGTTTTTGATGTGTTGCTTATTTACTTTAGCTTATTTTCAGCCTCTAAGGACACATGCAGACTTCTGAGAAATAGGATGAAAATTTAAATAGCAAGGCCCTGGATTGTAATTCAGTAAATTAAACTTTAGTAAATGCTGTCATTGCTCTTATTTCATTGAGCCATGGAACACTAGTTAGAATAAGCATTATCATTCCAGTGTTATAAATGAATCTGGAACCAAGGTGGGTGGGGAGGTTCAGTAGCTTTCTCTGGTTCTAAACCAGCTGGAATCAGAAGACAGCAGAGATCTCTTGATctctgccccctgcactgggCCATCCTTCCACACATGCACTCATGGCCACTGCCAGGCTACCATAAAAATGGTATCATGTTTAGATGAAACTCATGCCAGCCTAACCTGTGGAGAAAGTTGTTCTGTTCATTATTTTGCAAATCTATTATTTGGATTGTCTTTACTTcctgtgtatattttttctttctctaaataaCAGCtgtactgagatataattcacagaccatataattcacctatttaaagtgtacaattcagtggtttttagtacattcagaGTTTTGCAACCACCagcactaattccagaacattttcatctccctGAAAAGAAACTCCATATGCATTCCCCATTCCCCCCCAACTCCAGGCAACCACCCatctgctttctgcctctaaATCTCCCTGTTCTTGACATTTCATATCGTATGGAATGatttgtgtctggctcctttcatgTAGCATCAGGttttcaagttccatccatgttgtagtgtgtattagaacttcatttttttcattgccAAATAATGTTCATTATATGCACATAGCACATTTACATATCCATTTagcaattgatggacatttgtaactttccacttttgggctattatgaatgttgctatgaatatttgtgtacaggtttctatgtggacatatgtattcatttttcttggatatatGGATATGCTGGACCCTACAGTAACtctgtttaaccttttgaagaattgccagactattttccataaatgcaccattttacactcctaccagcagTAAATGAGGGTTCCGATTTGACCACATCatcgtcaacacttgttattgtctgtctttttgattataaccatcctagtagatgtgaagtggtatctcattgtggttttaatttacatttccctgatggctaaccTGGGTATATTTCTTATGTCACTAAATTACGCTTGGTAGAAGAATTGGATACTAGATGACGTAGTATATGTCACGATCATTCATGTTTTAGGTTACTGTATTACTTTTGCCCTTCAGAAAAGAATCTCACTATTGAAAAGCTTCCTGCCATGTCCCTAAAAGAAACCACAGCAACAGCTAACACTTGAGTGTCATGTACCAGGCTTTTGCTGAGTGCTTAACAATACAGATCTCATTCAAACAATCGAGTATCATTATTAATAGAGAAACATAACTTGACAGCATTCCCTTACAGAAAAAGTTATTTGAGTAATACAAAGTAAAAGTagggttttttccctttataCTTCAGAGTATCCCTTTGTCATCCAAAGGATGCACCACTTAGAGCCTTATTCATACTCAGTAAGGAACTGATGAATGAGTGAAGTTTAATTGACTATGTAGTAGTAATAAAAGTAGCTGAAATAATCCGTGTGACCAATTTCCTTTCGATTTCCTAATGGCTCTACGTTACTATTCCCTTTTACTAATACAACTTTCCCTTCTTTCTATAGAAGTCCTTGGATGAGGATGGTCTGGGTCCTAAAAGGATAGTTGCCCTGCAGAAGGAAGCCCAAGAATGGACCAGACAGGCTGAAGAAGCTATAGTCTCGATTCAAGATATTACagtgaattattttgaaaaaacagTAGAAGCATTAGCAggtaataatttaaaatgctatACTAAGAtacatgtaattttcattttattcggAGAACATTTGAGTGCCTCTGAAGCACCAGGTTCTGTATTTTTTAGGTACTGGGGATTCAATATAAGGAAAAGCGTAAACAGCCACTGTACAGTCAGGTGAAGGGAGAAAAaccttaattatattaattatatattcattcaaaCACATGGAAAATGGCATTGGCAACAAGCCACATGAAGAAGAGAAACATGGGGCTCTGAGAGCTTAGGAGAGAGAAATTAGGCCCAATCAGAGTGGCCAATGAAGGCCTCTGAGAAGTGGCACTTGCTCTGATATCTGAAGGGTAAATGGAAGTGGAGAAAGCAAAACAGTGagggaagagtgttccaggcaggggTAGCATTTGCAAAGGCCCTCTGGTTTTTGGGAGCTTGACAAGTCTGAGGAACTTGTGAAGCATGCCAAGTGTGAGGAAGCCATGGGCTGGAGCACAGTCCAGGCACACCTCATGTCATAGCTCACTTCACTGCACCGCACTTTACTGCACTTCACAGATGTTACGTTTTGTACAGATTGAAGGTCTGTGACAGTCCTGCACTGAGCAAGTCTGTTGTAAAATAGCAAGTGCTGTTTTCCCAACAGCagttgctcacttcatgtctctgtcacgttttggtaattctcctaatatctcaaactttttcattattattatattttttatggtgatctgtgattagtgatctttgatgttattattccaaaaagattacaactcactgaaggcttagatgatggttagcatattttagtaataaagtatttttaaattaaggtatgtatgtgATCTCAGAtggcctcagcctgcagcagCTTGACGCAGGATTTCGGTTCCCCGGCCAGAGATTGAGATCAGGCCGTGGCAGTGAGGACGCTGAATCCTAGCCACaagaccaccagggaccagtggccagtgacaaagCCCTGGCCTTgtcagctgtgtagaaatgaatttccacatagagacagaaagtagtgaagcaagtaaagtgtttattagaaggaaaaagaggacagtgactgtggatagacacacgggtGGGCTCAGAGAGAGTCGCACCCTCGTGGTAGTCTGAATCACTTTTACGGGGCATTTCTTCCTTtgaccaatcatcttgctttgcctggttctgagtctgtatttggtatatctcaggatcCTCCCGTGTGTGtgcgcatctcttagccaagatggattctagagGCCtagggtaggttgacatcacttaCTGTGAggtggcgccccctccctttttgacctccaaggagcctttctgtgcatgtgtagtcaGGAAGTTCTCCTTGActttgagaatgaggaatatgtggtcttttatctcttatctggtAAGGGCCCAGACTCCTCCATCATCCtgcttttttttcaaaaaattttttaatttttggctgcgttgggcctttgttgctatgcacgggctttctctagttgcagcgaacgggggctactcttagttgtggtgcacaggcttctcattgcagtggcttctcttgttgcggagcatgggctctaggcatgtgggcttcagtagttgtggcacacgggtttagtagttgtggcgcacgggcttagttgctccgtggcatgtgggatcttcttggaccaggaatcgaacccgtgtcccctgcattggcaggtggattcttaaccactgtgccaccagggaagtccccattatcCTGCTTTTATGGAGTTTCTGCTATTACAGAGTTTCTGTCCACAGGGGAGAAACTGTGTAGTCTGGGGCCcgtctatctcctgcctcaagtatacattgttttttagacataatgctactgtaCACTTAATAAACcacagtacagtgtaaacataacttttatacgcaATGGGAAACCAAGAAATTCATGTgaatcactttattgtgatattcgctttattgtggtggtctggaactgaacctgcattatctctgaggtatgcctgaaTGGAGAATGTGGTGTGAGATAATGCCAGCAAGACAGGCAGGGATGAGACCATATGATCTTGTGGGCTGGGTGAAGGACTTTGATCTTAAATCATTGTTGATAGTAGACCCAAATAGCAACAACTTATTGTCTGTCAGTTTGTTGAACTATagtacatttataaaatggaatgcCATGTAGCAGTAAGCATGATTCTCTATAACTATTTTTATGAATAGCAAGAGTTCCctgatatattaagtgaaataaaaaagatataaagcaGAATGATGATCCTgtgggggggttttttgtttgtttgttttggtcaaACTATATCTTCCTGTCTGTCTAGCTAAACATAGAAATAGTCTAGAAGTATATGCACCAAAATATAAGAAGCAATTGCTTTAAGTAAGTGAGATTcatgatttattattttctttttttaaatgaagttatcTAAAATTTTATACCAATAACCATGCATTATTTTTATGACAATAAAAATTCACTAAAAtccaagaatttttcttttaaaagggatGTTTTGCAGGTAACATGGGAGGCAATAAACGAAGAATTAGTTCAGgataaatttttctgtttttaatgagttgtaattatgttttattttattaattacaaTACAacaggaatgcagaaacaaatggCACAGGATGAGAAGAGATTTGGCCAGGCTGCCTGGGCCACAGCAACTCCCAGGTTAGAAAAACTCAAGCTGATGTTAGCTCGGGAGACTCTGCAACTCATGAGAGCCAAAGAGTTGTGTTTCAGTCACAAAAGAGCTGAAATTCAGGGAAAGGTGAGACAAAGATaagtgaaactttcttttaaaaatatacttttattttaggtAGAATCTTTCTTTCCAGGCATTGTGAAAGAGCTTCCTTTCTTTGCTTATTCCAACACCATCTTCCAGTAGATAAGAATTTGCAGACTGTGGAAGGTTGGCCGTGAAGTTTCCCTTTGGTCAAAatgtttgtgaaatatttttttttttaattgtttatttatttatttgtttttggctttgttgggtcttcattggtgcgtgcaggctttttctagtggtggtgagcgggggctactcttccctgcggtgcgctggcttctcattgcggtggcttctcttgttgcggagcacaagctctaggcatgtgggctcagtagttgtggctcacaggctctagagcgcaggctcagtagttgtggggcatcgGCttatgctccacggcatgtgggatcttcctggaccagggatcgagcctgtgtcccctgcactggcaggcgtattcttaaccactgcgccaccaaggaggTCCCTGTTTGTGAAATATTATATTGTAGGATTCACTTGACGATAACATCAAACTCAGTACTGATGTAGTACTTTAAAATCAATCAAGTACTCAGTAGTTTAAAATCAATCAAGCCGTGTTTTCAGCACAATTTTAGAATAATCAAAGAGGTGCTTTATCCTAGAAGCAtagtcacttaatttttttcctgtaacattATGACTTTAAAgcagaaaacatttgtaaatacCTCATTGccgtttatttttctcaaaacctaaatgttttcatatatttcaggGATGAGATAAAGTATTTGTGACAAACATTGAAGAAGGCATTTTTATCCcattaaatgaaatggaaaagtgtttcttctctatttgctttttttatatttgatattGAGCAAGGAATAGAAAATAACTTGAATGCTTGTAAAGTTTGCCTTTAGTGTACTAATTATTTTAActtgctcttatttttttcatgaaaacaaGATAGAAGATCTtccagaacaagaaaaaaaaataaatgttgtagACGAATTAGAAATACAATATTATGAAGTTCAGTTAGAACTATACGAGGTTAAATTTGAgatattaaaatatgaagaaatactGCTTGTTACACAGTTGGACTCTA
Above is a genomic segment from Pseudorca crassidens isolate mPseCra1 chromosome 1, mPseCra1.hap1, whole genome shotgun sequence containing:
- the WHAMM gene encoding WASP homolog-associated protein with actin, membranes and microtubules; its protein translation is MEDEQPDSLEGWVPVREDLFAEPERHQLRFLVAWNDVEGKFAVTCHDRTAQRRRRKGSQPGPELVSEPVSEAAAPPPSWAGLLSAAGLRGAHQQLAALWPPLERCFPRLPPELDAGGGGAWGLGLGLWTLVWPARTDLGEAALQELCGQLERYLGQAADACGGAAVRDALFPAEGCAADCESLREFRERVLRARRDEAGARLRQVLQGHEKANTMVALMKVYREEDEAYQELVTAATMFFQYLLQPFRDMRELATSCKLAILKSLDEDGLGPKRIVALQKEAQEWTRQAEEAIVSIQDITVNYFEKTVEALAGMQKQMAQDEKRFGQAAWATATPRLEKLKLMLARETLQLMRAKELCFSHKRAEIQGKIEDLPEQEKKINVVDELEIQYYEVQLELYEVKFEILKYEEILLVTQLDSIKRLIKDKQDEVIYYDPCENPEELKVMDHVMGLQDDKNLEVKELSRQCQQLESKRGRICARRARLRNRKDQCKENHRLRLQQAEESIKYFHQHHSVQRKRDQKKEEEQKKKEWINQERQKTLQRLRAFKERCPGRSVLKSSRSHPVAAHLPSGPPRQTSPPTSQMTAVIHPSSRKTRSAPLAEVSNVRTPEHEDCARNIPVQTFVPVGAHTHCRSSEELSLPPPPPPPPPPPPPPPPPPPLPAPPFSSQSANHRNLHFRTSAKDDQPLPLVCESPAESPCGSSDSLSCPGSMDEVLASLRHDRAPLQKAQAPTLSPPRASVNEHILAAIRQGVKLKKVHPDLGPSPSNKPTSDLERSIKAALQRIKRVSADSEEDDRDEQNPGEWDR